The following are encoded in a window of Flavobacteriales bacterium genomic DNA:
- a CDS encoding T9SS type A sorting domain-containing protein, translating into MENATGFYHGKLSSTGQVIYEQTFTFPGLISTSLENVLVTQTGDLVLPGTGTTGPSPIPNALVLLRVSPEGDSLHSAQYQVSSGVSITRHAIERGDGILVSMQGGPAFELGGGTKYVLLDDDFNATGGFLAPNVGGQPEDYHPDSLFRIPMDMVAVGGSAIMVSGEIGLNSLGKRAGVMVIDDQGTLLRQFLPQSAYLHDHPPLLSGLAQKDDNGYYFAMVENFHAGMLPYEPIEPSRARVFLLDSLLQAHCTFVLDGSEDNVYYSLDRIRAASDGGFILMGSRKLIGSGQRFQAWAQKFPPEACQPVGVDEHAPLSAHLFPNPGTEGFAATLNGPVVQGGTLRLFEAQGRLVGSVPVQQSSARFNAQGLVPGMYFYHISDAQGRSRGSGKWVKE; encoded by the coding sequence ATGGAGAACGCCACCGGGTTCTATCATGGCAAACTCTCAAGTACGGGTCAGGTCATTTACGAGCAGACCTTCACGTTCCCTGGTCTGATCTCGACGAGTCTCGAGAATGTCCTGGTCACGCAGACAGGAGATCTGGTTCTGCCGGGAACAGGAACGACCGGCCCTTCTCCCATACCCAATGCCCTGGTCTTGCTACGTGTGTCCCCAGAGGGCGATTCGCTACACTCCGCTCAGTATCAGGTATCATCTGGCGTGTCGATCACGCGGCATGCGATCGAGCGTGGGGATGGCATCCTGGTCTCCATGCAAGGCGGCCCTGCATTTGAACTGGGAGGGGGGACCAAGTATGTCCTTCTCGATGATGACTTCAACGCGACAGGCGGGTTCCTCGCGCCAAATGTGGGCGGTCAACCGGAAGACTATCACCCGGACAGTCTTTTCCGCATACCCATGGATATGGTCGCCGTGGGCGGATCGGCCATCATGGTGTCCGGCGAGATAGGCCTCAACAGCCTCGGGAAAAGGGCAGGTGTAATGGTCATTGATGATCAGGGGACACTCCTCAGGCAGTTCCTGCCACAGAGTGCGTACCTGCATGATCACCCTCCGCTGTTATCCGGCTTGGCGCAGAAGGACGATAACGGATACTACTTCGCCATGGTCGAGAATTTTCACGCAGGTATGTTGCCCTACGAACCGATAGAACCCAGCAGAGCGAGGGTCTTTTTGCTCGACAGCCTGCTCCAAGCTCATTGCACGTTCGTTCTGGATGGATCTGAGGACAATGTCTACTATTCCTTGGACCGCATTCGTGCAGCGTCCGATGGCGGGTTCATCCTGATGGGCTCGCGCAAGCTCATCGGTTCGGGCCAGCGCTTTCAGGCCTGGGCCCAGAAGTTCCCGCCCGAAGCCTGCCAGCCTGTGGGCGTGGATGAGCATGCACCACTATCCGCCCACCTCTTCCCCAACCCCGGCACCGAGGGCTTCGCCGCCACGCTGAACGGCCCGGTGGTGCAGGGCGGCACCTTGCGGCTCTTCGAAGCCCAGGGGCGGCTGGTGGGCAGTGTGCCGGTGCAGCAGAGCAGCGCCCGCTTCAATGCGCAGGGCCTGGTGCCGGGCATGTACTTCTACCACATCAGCGATGCGCAAGGCCGGTCGCGTGGGAGTGGGAAGTGGGTGAAGGAGTGA
- a CDS encoding T9SS type A sorting domain-containing protein — MRFGADGDLLDERTFLLTAQPPPIAHPYVIPRHVITMDGGGSLVGCAGDLQDVIPSERSSFHRFDQAFTLQGSFYPPHADGSVDPWGIAEGWKTISEHHFMHRQTNGDLIVSGRRGSLSHGYRAAINRITEDGGWISAFLPESSSWYDYPFMLNSSWQREDGRVLFGMIEAYHTPVAGLPLDPNRIHVWELDTMLNPLCSAQVAHGDELDLYYQPQRIKATSDGGIIVIGGVASLSDPNPIFDYWAVKLGPDDCLTIGMEEHASLSAHLFPNPGTEGFTATLNGPVVHGGTLRLFDAQGRLAGTTPVQQSSARFNAQGLVPGMYFYHISDAHGRPRGSGKWVKE; from the coding sequence ATGCGATTCGGGGCCGATGGCGATCTGCTCGACGAGCGGACCTTTCTGCTCACGGCTCAACCACCCCCGATAGCGCATCCCTATGTCATTCCAAGACATGTGATCACCATGGACGGTGGTGGATCCTTGGTGGGCTGTGCCGGTGACCTGCAGGATGTGATACCTTCCGAGCGCAGTTCGTTCCACCGGTTCGACCAAGCGTTCACGCTGCAAGGATCATTCTACCCCCCGCATGCCGATGGCAGTGTGGACCCATGGGGCATCGCGGAAGGTTGGAAGACCATAAGCGAACACCATTTCATGCACCGCCAGACCAATGGGGACTTGATCGTCAGTGGCCGCCGGGGTTCATTGAGCCACGGTTATCGTGCCGCGATCAACCGGATAACGGAAGATGGAGGATGGATCTCCGCGTTCCTGCCGGAAAGCAGTTCGTGGTACGACTATCCATTCATGTTGAATTCATCCTGGCAACGGGAAGATGGCAGGGTGCTTTTCGGAATGATCGAAGCATATCACACGCCTGTGGCCGGGTTGCCCTTGGACCCCAACCGGATACATGTGTGGGAGTTGGACACGATGCTGAACCCGCTCTGCAGTGCGCAAGTGGCCCATGGTGATGAGTTGGATCTGTATTACCAGCCGCAACGCATCAAGGCCACATCGGATGGCGGCATCATCGTGATCGGCGGCGTGGCTTCCCTGAGCGACCCCAACCCCATTTTCGACTACTGGGCTGTGAAGCTGGGGCCGGATGATTGCCTGACCATCGGCATGGAGGAGCATGCATCACTTTCCGCCCACCTCTTCCCCAACCCCGGTACCGAGGGCTTCACCGCCACGCTGAACGGCCCGGTGGTGCACGGCGGCACCTTGCGGCTCTTCGATGCCCAGGGGCGTCTGGCGGGCACCACGCCGGTGCAGCAGAGCAGCGCCCGCTTCAATGCGCAGGGCCTGGTGCCGGGCATGTACTTCTACCACATCAGCGATGCGCATGGCCGGCCACGGGGCAGCGGGAAGTGGGTGAAGGAGTGA
- the polA gene encoding DNA polymerase I has protein sequence MSQQVPTAAEDKRLFLLDAYALIYRAYFSFIKAPRINSQRLNTSAAFGFTLTLLDLIKREKPTHIAVVFDTAAPTDRHIEHTEYKANRQEMPDDIRSNIPYIRRIIEAFNIPILESDGYEADDVIGTLAKQAEATSYTTFMVTPDKDFGQLVTDKVLMYKPGRAGAPPEVLGPKEICARWGLENTDQVRDILGLMGDAVDNIPGIPGVGEKTAMKLVQEFGSLEAVIERADEIKGKLGERVKEHAEQGVFSKRLATIITDAPVEIDHTALTLDPPDKDKVLEVFSELEFRNLLKTVLGEEAQLQAPAAPAKKAKGRHEDQIDMFSGGDPDDAGDALPSTTPLATIHTTEHEYRIAATAAEQDALAKELAGLERFCFDTETTSIDERHAELVGLSFSWKAHTGWYVPVPADRAEAKTIVARFKAVLEDARIEKVGQNIKYDLIVLENYDVHLAGPMFDTMLAHYLLQPELRHGMDYMAETVLGYRPVSITELIGPKGKGQKSMREVPVEQVAEYAAEDADITWRLYEAFAPRLQEDGLEQLFRDMEMPLVRVLGDMEMEGIRLDVEALRDYGRELGGDILKLQGAIKEACGNIEFNIDSPKQLGDVLFETLKIGGDKPKKTRTGQYQTSEDVLAELKDAHPVVPLILEYRMLRKLKSTYVDTLPTMVDPRTGRVHTNYRQAVAATGRLSSEDPNLQNIPIRTEKGRAIRKAFVPRDNRHLLLSADYSQIELRVIAHMSGDHNLQEAFRQGLDIHAATAAKVFNVDLAQVTREQRGRAKAVNFGIAYGQGAFGLSMNLGIPRAEAKQIIDDYFAQFPGVREYMDTQIEFARKHGYVKTLLDRRRYLPDINSANQTVRAQAERIAINAPMQGTAADIIKLAMVRIHAGLRKERMKSRLLLQVHDELVLDTQLDEAPAVQALVRERMEGALKLEVPLVVDMNMGKNWLEAH, from the coding sequence ATGTCCCAACAAGTTCCCACCGCCGCCGAGGACAAACGCCTCTTCCTCCTCGACGCCTACGCGCTGATCTACCGCGCCTACTTCAGTTTCATCAAGGCGCCGCGCATCAACAGCCAGCGCCTCAACACCAGCGCGGCCTTCGGTTTCACGCTCACCCTGCTCGATCTGATCAAGCGCGAGAAGCCCACCCACATCGCCGTGGTCTTCGATACCGCCGCGCCCACCGACCGCCACATCGAACACACCGAGTACAAGGCCAACCGGCAGGAGATGCCCGATGACATCCGCAGCAACATCCCCTACATCCGCCGCATCATCGAGGCCTTCAACATCCCCATCCTTGAAAGCGACGGCTACGAGGCCGACGACGTGATCGGCACCCTGGCCAAACAGGCCGAGGCCACCAGCTACACCACCTTCATGGTCACGCCCGACAAGGACTTCGGGCAGCTGGTCACCGACAAGGTCCTCATGTACAAGCCCGGCCGTGCGGGCGCGCCGCCCGAAGTGCTCGGTCCCAAGGAGATCTGCGCGCGCTGGGGCCTGGAGAACACCGACCAGGTGCGCGACATCCTCGGCCTCATGGGCGACGCGGTGGACAACATACCGGGCATCCCCGGCGTGGGCGAGAAGACCGCCATGAAACTGGTGCAGGAATTCGGCAGCCTGGAGGCGGTGATCGAACGGGCGGATGAGATCAAAGGCAAGCTGGGCGAAAGGGTGAAGGAACATGCCGAGCAGGGCGTCTTCTCCAAGCGGCTCGCCACCATCATCACCGATGCGCCGGTGGAGATCGACCACACCGCCCTCACCCTCGATCCGCCCGACAAGGACAAGGTGCTGGAGGTGTTCAGCGAGCTGGAATTCCGCAACCTGCTGAAGACCGTGCTCGGGGAGGAAGCGCAATTGCAGGCGCCCGCGGCCCCGGCGAAAAAGGCCAAGGGACGCCACGAGGACCAGATCGACATGTTCAGTGGTGGCGATCCGGATGACGCCGGTGACGCGCTGCCATCCACCACCCCGCTGGCCACCATCCACACCACGGAACACGAGTACCGCATCGCCGCCACGGCCGCGGAACAGGACGCGTTGGCGAAGGAACTCGCCGGCCTGGAACGCTTCTGCTTCGACACCGAGACCACCAGCATCGACGAGCGCCACGCGGAATTGGTCGGGCTCTCCTTCAGTTGGAAAGCGCACACTGGATGGTATGTGCCCGTGCCCGCCGACCGCGCGGAAGCGAAGACCATCGTGGCGCGCTTCAAAGCCGTGCTGGAGGATGCCCGCATCGAAAAGGTGGGGCAGAACATCAAGTACGATCTCATCGTGCTGGAGAACTACGACGTCCACCTGGCAGGACCCATGTTCGACACCATGCTGGCGCACTACCTGCTGCAGCCCGAACTGCGGCACGGCATGGACTACATGGCCGAGACCGTCCTGGGCTACCGGCCGGTGAGCATCACCGAGCTGATCGGCCCGAAAGGGAAAGGCCAGAAAAGCATGCGCGAGGTGCCGGTGGAGCAGGTGGCCGAATACGCCGCCGAGGATGCCGACATCACCTGGCGGCTGTACGAGGCCTTCGCGCCGCGCCTGCAGGAGGACGGCCTGGAGCAGCTCTTCCGCGACATGGAGATGCCCCTGGTGCGCGTGCTGGGAGACATGGAGATGGAGGGCATCCGGCTGGATGTGGAGGCTTTGAGGGACTACGGCCGCGAACTGGGCGGGGACATCCTGAAACTGCAGGGCGCCATCAAGGAAGCCTGCGGGAACATCGAATTCAACATCGACTCGCCTAAGCAACTGGGCGACGTGCTCTTCGAGACCTTGAAGATCGGCGGCGACAAGCCGAAGAAGACCCGCACCGGCCAGTACCAGACCAGCGAGGACGTGCTCGCCGAGCTGAAGGACGCGCACCCCGTGGTGCCGCTGATCCTGGAATACCGCATGCTGCGCAAGCTGAAGAGCACCTACGTGGACACCCTGCCCACCATGGTCGATCCGCGCACCGGGCGTGTGCACACCAACTACCGCCAGGCCGTGGCCGCCACGGGCCGCCTCAGCAGCGAGGACCCCAACCTGCAGAACATCCCCATCCGCACCGAGAAGGGCCGCGCCATCCGCAAGGCCTTCGTGCCACGCGACAACCGGCACCTGCTGCTCAGCGCCGACTACAGCCAGATCGAGCTGCGCGTGATCGCACACATGAGCGGCGACCACAACCTGCAGGAGGCCTTCCGCCAAGGCTTGGACATCCACGCCGCCACGGCCGCCAAGGTCTTCAACGTGGACCTCGCCCAGGTGACGCGCGAGCAGCGCGGCCGCGCCAAGGCCGTCAACTTCGGCATCGCCTACGGGCAGGGCGCCTTCGGCCTCAGCATGAACCTGGGCATCCCGCGCGCGGAGGCCAAACAGATCATCGACGACTACTTCGCGCAATTCCCCGGCGTACGCGAATACATGGACACCCAGATCGAATTCGCCCGCAAGCATGGCTATGTGAAGACCCTGCTGGACCGCCGCCGCTACCTGCCGGACATCAACAGCGCCAACCAGACCGTGCGCGCCCAGGCCGAACGCATCGCCATCAACGCCCCCATGCAGGGCACCGCCGCCGACATCATCAAGCTGGCCATGGTGCGCATCCACGCCGGTCTGCGGAAGGAGCGCATGAAGAGCAGGCTGCTGCTCCAGGTGCATGATGAACTGGTGCTGGACACGCAACTCGACGAGGCGCCCGCCGTACAAGCGCTCGTTCGTGAGCGGATGGAAGGTGCCCTGAAGCTGGAAGTGCCGCTCGTTGTTGACATGAACATGGGGAAAAACTGGCTGGAAGCGCACTGA
- a CDS encoding M28 family peptidase, with amino-acid sequence MGTRLIRTTRAGIAAMLLLSACGTDTQVPDAPPKPALPALPPTPHFNADSAYALVRKQVDFGPRVPGTAAHRACGDWMIAKLRGYGAEVTEQTGSVTVYTGQKLPLRNIIGRFNPEAKDRILLFAHYDTRPFADKDTERKNEPIDGANDGASGVAVLLEIARHLAGKEHGPGVDILFTDVEDHGQPSGSMGMDNGSADTWALGAQYFAKNPHVPGYTARFGILLDMVGARDALFYREALSMQYAPAIVHKVWKTAHALGYRDRFINETKYFVGTDDHVPINKQLRIPSIDIIQYDPDTRAFGPYWHTHDDNMDIIDRETLNAVGHTVLEVVWQER; translated from the coding sequence ATGGGAACGCGCCTGATACGCACCACCCGGGCCGGCATCGCCGCCATGCTGCTGCTATCGGCCTGCGGCACGGATACGCAAGTGCCCGATGCACCGCCCAAACCGGCATTGCCCGCCCTGCCGCCCACACCGCATTTCAACGCGGACAGCGCTTACGCCTTAGTGCGGAAGCAGGTGGACTTCGGTCCGCGCGTGCCGGGCACCGCCGCGCACCGGGCCTGCGGCGATTGGATGATCGCCAAGCTGCGCGGCTACGGCGCCGAGGTGACCGAGCAGACCGGTTCGGTCACCGTCTACACCGGCCAGAAGCTGCCCCTGCGCAACATCATCGGCCGTTTCAACCCCGAAGCCAAGGACCGCATCCTGCTCTTCGCGCACTATGACACGCGGCCCTTCGCCGACAAGGACACCGAGCGCAAGAACGAGCCCATCGACGGGGCCAACGACGGCGCCAGCGGCGTGGCCGTGCTGCTGGAGATCGCGCGCCACCTGGCCGGCAAGGAGCACGGCCCCGGCGTGGACATCCTCTTCACCGACGTGGAGGACCACGGCCAGCCCAGTGGATCGATGGGCATGGACAACGGCAGCGCGGACACCTGGGCGCTGGGCGCGCAATACTTCGCCAAGAACCCGCACGTGCCGGGCTACACCGCGCGCTTCGGCATCCTGCTGGACATGGTGGGCGCCCGCGACGCGCTCTTCTACCGCGAAGCGCTGAGCATGCAGTACGCGCCGGCCATCGTACACAAGGTGTGGAAGACCGCGCACGCGCTCGGCTACCGCGACCGTTTCATCAACGAGACCAAATACTTCGTGGGCACGGACGACCATGTGCCCATCAACAAGCAGCTGCGCATCCCCAGCATCGATATCATCCAGTACGATCCCGACACGCGCGCCTTCGGCCCCTACTGGCATACGCACGATGACAACATGGACATCATCGACCGGGAGACGCTGAACGCCGTGGGACATACCGTGCTGGAGGTGGTGTGGCAGGAGCGTTGA
- the cysS gene encoding cysteine--tRNA ligase has protein sequence MSDTRPGPFHLTNTLTRKKEEFKPLDPPHVGLYVCGPTVYSDVHLGNVRSFLTFDVLYRWLSHIGYKVRYVRNITDVGHLVDDVDHGEDKIARRARLERLEPMEIVQKYTNGFHDVMRLFNILPPSIEPTATGHLIEQIEMVKRILGSGYGYEVNGSVYFDVPRFAEKHPYGELSGRRIDELIANTRDTEGMDEKRSPLDFALWKKADPAHLMKWPSPWGEGFPGWHLECSAMSTKYLGRTFDIHGGGMDLKFPHHECEIAQSVAADGQAPVRYWMHGNMLTVNGRKMAKSEGNGFTPEELITGNHKLLERGYSAMTVRFFMLQSHYAGTLDFSNAALQAAEKGLERLMAAVEALHRLKPGDSDQADIAALEQRCHQAMNDDLNTPVMIAELFEGVRIINSVRDGKMALTASAIERLRSLFKTMVHDVLGLLHEEARADDDQALDGLVRIFIQQRAEAKARKDFATGDRIRDQLAALGIRLVDTKEGTTWERA, from the coding sequence ATGTCCGACACCCGCCCAGGTCCCTTCCACCTGACCAACACCCTCACGCGGAAGAAGGAGGAATTCAAGCCGCTGGACCCGCCCCATGTGGGCCTTTACGTCTGCGGCCCCACCGTTTACAGCGATGTGCACCTGGGCAATGTGCGCAGCTTCCTCACCTTCGACGTGCTCTACCGCTGGCTCTCGCACATCGGCTACAAGGTGCGCTACGTGCGCAACATCACCGATGTGGGGCATCTGGTGGACGATGTGGACCACGGGGAGGACAAGATCGCCAGGCGCGCGCGGCTGGAAAGGCTGGAGCCGATGGAGATCGTGCAGAAGTACACCAACGGCTTCCACGATGTGATGCGGCTCTTCAACATCCTGCCGCCCAGCATCGAACCCACCGCCACCGGCCACTTGATCGAGCAGATCGAGATGGTGAAGCGCATCCTCGGCAGCGGCTACGGCTATGAGGTGAACGGCAGCGTGTACTTCGATGTGCCGCGCTTCGCCGAGAAGCATCCCTATGGGGAACTCAGCGGCCGCAGGATCGACGAGCTGATCGCCAACACGCGCGACACCGAAGGCATGGACGAGAAGCGCAGCCCGCTCGACTTCGCCCTGTGGAAGAAGGCCGATCCCGCGCACCTGATGAAATGGCCCAGCCCCTGGGGCGAGGGCTTCCCCGGCTGGCACCTGGAGTGCAGCGCCATGAGCACCAAGTACCTGGGCCGCACCTTCGACATCCACGGCGGCGGCATGGACCTGAAGTTCCCGCACCACGAATGCGAGATCGCGCAGAGCGTGGCCGCCGATGGGCAGGCCCCCGTGCGCTACTGGATGCACGGCAACATGCTCACCGTGAACGGCCGGAAGATGGCCAAGAGCGAGGGCAACGGCTTCACGCCCGAAGAGTTGATCACCGGGAACCACAAGCTCCTGGAACGCGGCTACAGCGCCATGACGGTGCGCTTCTTCATGCTGCAAAGCCACTACGCCGGCACGCTGGACTTCAGCAACGCCGCATTGCAGGCCGCGGAGAAAGGTCTGGAGCGTTTGATGGCCGCGGTGGAAGCGCTGCACAGGTTGAAGCCCGGTGACAGCGACCAGGCCGACATCGCCGCCCTGGAACAGCGCTGCCACCAGGCCATGAACGACGACCTGAACACGCCGGTGATGATCGCCGAACTGTTCGAGGGCGTGCGCATCATCAACTCGGTGCGCGACGGCAAGATGGCGCTCACGGCCTCCGCGATCGAACGGTTGCGCAGCTTGTTCAAGACGATGGTCCACGATGTGCTGGGCCTGCTGCACGAAGAAGCACGTGCGGACGACGACCAAGCGCTGGACGGCCTCGTGCGGATCTTCATCCAGCAGCGCGCCGAGGCCAAGGCCCGCAAGGATTTCGCCACGGGCGACCGCATTCGCGACCAGCTCGCCGCACTGGGCATCCGCCTGGTGGACACCAAGGAAGGCACCACATGGGAACGCGCCTGA
- the hflC gene encoding protease modulator HflC has product MGVRNILLIVLAVAVVAVSWSGVFILDETQQAIVTQFGKPVGQPRTEPGMNFKVPFIQKVQFFDKRFLEWDGDVNQVPTKDKTFILVDTYARWEITDPLQFFIRLNDERGGQSRLDDILDGEVRNAVAAHDLVEVVRSTNREPEVTEEYMEEAEVLNPIRIGRSKIEAQVLSRANERTSDLGIRILDFRFKRLNYAPEVRDRVYERMVSERNRIADRFRSEGQGEARKIEGDKERDLARIQSEAIMEAQRIRGRADSSATAIYARAFDRNPASRELYTFLKSLEVLENSLDGESHVILSTDNELYRYLKRMK; this is encoded by the coding sequence ATGGGCGTGCGCAACATCCTCCTCATCGTGCTGGCCGTGGCGGTGGTGGCCGTGTCCTGGAGCGGCGTCTTCATCCTGGATGAGACCCAGCAGGCCATCGTCACCCAGTTCGGCAAACCCGTGGGACAGCCCCGCACCGAGCCGGGCATGAACTTCAAGGTGCCCTTCATCCAGAAGGTGCAGTTCTTCGACAAGCGTTTCCTCGAGTGGGACGGTGACGTGAACCAGGTGCCCACCAAGGACAAGACCTTCATCCTGGTGGACACCTACGCGCGCTGGGAGATCACCGATCCGCTGCAATTCTTCATCCGCCTGAACGATGAGCGCGGCGGGCAGAGCCGTTTGGACGACATCCTCGACGGCGAAGTGCGCAACGCGGTGGCCGCGCACGACCTGGTGGAGGTGGTGCGCAGCACCAACCGCGAACCCGAAGTGACCGAGGAATACATGGAGGAGGCCGAAGTGCTCAACCCCATCCGCATCGGACGCAGCAAGATCGAGGCCCAGGTGTTGAGCAGGGCCAACGAGCGCACGAGCGACCTGGGCATCCGCATCCTCGATTTCCGCTTCAAACGCCTGAACTACGCCCCCGAAGTGCGCGACCGGGTGTACGAACGCATGGTGAGCGAGCGCAACCGCATCGCCGACCGCTTCCGCAGCGAAGGGCAGGGCGAGGCGCGCAAGATCGAGGGCGACAAGGAACGCGACCTGGCCCGCATCCAATCCGAGGCCATCATGGAAGCGCAGCGCATCCGGGGCCGGGCGGACAGCAGCGCCACGGCCATCTACGCCAGGGCCTTCGACCGCAACCCGGCCAGCCGCGAACTGTACACCTTCCTGAAGAGCCTGGAGGTGTTGGAGAATTCACTCGACGGCGAAAGCCACGTGATCCTCAGCACCGACAACGAACTCTACCGCTACCTGAAGCGGATGAAGTAG
- the hflK gene encoding FtsH protease activity modulator HflK, whose product MEELEERIRLLIDKITGNLRRAVLIALAVLAALTSIKTIGPEEEGVVLYLGKYDRTLRPGLNFILPFWMETIYKTPVQRQLKHEFGFRTRDAGVRTEYGREAYSDESSMLTGDLNLADVEWVVQYRIVDSYQYLFKVRNAEKTFRDMCEASMRKVVGDRTVNEVITVGRQEAASRVEVLLQQMCDEYQNGIRVDQVVLQDVNPPDKVKPSFNAVNQAEQERSTLINQAESEYNRVIPRARGEAAETIQLAEAYALNRVNYATGEADRFNAVYIEFVKSPDVTRRRLYLETLDRILPKVGRKIIVDEKSNNVLPLLNIEGLQKSK is encoded by the coding sequence ATGGAAGAACTCGAGGAACGCATCCGGTTGTTGATCGACAAGATCACCGGCAACCTGCGCCGCGCGGTGCTCATCGCGCTGGCCGTGCTGGCCGCACTCACCTCCATCAAGACCATCGGTCCCGAGGAGGAGGGCGTGGTGCTCTACCTGGGCAAGTACGATCGCACCCTGCGGCCCGGTCTCAACTTCATCCTGCCCTTCTGGATGGAGACCATCTACAAGACACCGGTGCAGCGCCAGTTGAAACATGAGTTCGGTTTCCGGACCCGCGATGCCGGCGTGCGCACCGAATACGGCAGGGAAGCCTACTCCGACGAGAGCAGCATGCTCACCGGCGACCTGAACCTGGCCGATGTGGAGTGGGTGGTGCAGTACCGCATCGTGGACAGCTATCAGTACCTCTTCAAAGTGCGCAACGCGGAGAAGACCTTCCGCGACATGTGCGAGGCCAGCATGCGCAAGGTCGTCGGTGATCGCACCGTGAACGAGGTGATCACCGTGGGACGCCAGGAAGCCGCCAGCCGCGTGGAGGTGCTGTTGCAGCAGATGTGCGACGAATACCAGAACGGCATCCGCGTGGACCAGGTGGTGCTCCAGGATGTGAATCCGCCCGACAAGGTGAAGCCCTCCTTCAACGCCGTGAACCAGGCCGAGCAGGAACGCAGCACGCTGATCAACCAGGCCGAGAGCGAGTACAACCGGGTGATCCCCCGCGCGCGCGGCGAGGCCGCCGAGACCATCCAGCTCGCCGAGGCCTACGCCCTGAACCGCGTGAACTATGCCACCGGTGAGGCCGACCGCTTCAACGCCGTCTACATCGAGTTCGTCAAATCGCCCGACGTGACACGCCGCCGCCTCTACCTCGAAACGCTGGACCGCATCCTGCCGAAGGTGGGGCGCAAGATCATCGTGGACGAGAAGAGCAACAACGTGCTGCCACTGCTGAACATCGAGGGGCTGCAGAAAAGCAAATGA
- a CDS encoding toxin-antitoxin system YwqK family antitoxin, with the protein MTSRWTLTCLLLLTIAASYAQAIAPTDTLNRVDELGRKQGWWRVVAPETDKTGYPDGALVEEGRYNNGKRTGTWRRFWPNGNPMSEIEYHLGRPRGAYAVYYPNGKVEESGRWDLDRNTGRFQRWHPNGKLAQDFVFNDHGQRDGEQKYYHENGQLAVTVNIKEGREEGTLKRYTPDGQLLQVAEFNGGVINEANSRYIRSVPKAEDVKPDASAPSAPAVTREEKPNAVPFRENGWNTLYDRQLRISQQGEFKNGRLWDGKRYTYDTDGLLQRIQVYKGGRYAGDAPITTEDRQ; encoded by the coding sequence ATGACAAGCCGCTGGACCCTGACCTGCCTGTTGCTGCTGACAATCGCCGCCTCTTACGCCCAGGCCATCGCCCCGACCGACACCCTGAACCGGGTGGACGAGCTGGGCCGCAAACAAGGCTGGTGGCGCGTGGTGGCGCCAGAGACCGACAAGACCGGCTACCCCGATGGCGCCCTGGTGGAGGAAGGCCGATACAACAACGGCAAACGCACGGGCACCTGGCGTCGCTTCTGGCCCAACGGCAATCCGATGAGCGAGATCGAATACCACCTGGGACGCCCGCGCGGCGCGTACGCCGTGTACTACCCCAATGGCAAGGTGGAGGAAAGCGGCCGTTGGGACCTGGACCGCAACACCGGCCGTTTCCAGCGCTGGCATCCCAACGGCAAGCTGGCGCAGGACTTCGTCTTCAACGATCATGGCCAGCGGGACGGAGAGCAGAAGTACTACCATGAGAACGGCCAACTGGCCGTGACGGTGAACATCAAGGAAGGGCGCGAGGAAGGCACCCTGAAGCGCTACACCCCCGACGGCCAGCTGCTGCAGGTGGCCGAGTTCAACGGCGGCGTGATCAACGAGGCGAACAGCCGGTACATCCGCAGCGTGCCGAAAGCCGAGGACGTGAAGCCCGACGCATCGGCACCCTCCGCGCCGGCGGTGACCAGGGAAGAGAAGCCCAATGCGGTGCCCTTCCGCGAGAACGGCTGGAACACGCTCTACGACAGGCAGCTGCGGATCTCCCAGCAGGGCGAGTTCAAGAACGGCCGCCTGTGGGACGGCAAGCGTTACACCTACGACACCGACGGACTGCTCCAGCGCATCCAGGTGTACAAGGGTGGCCGCTATGCGGGCGATGCGCCGATCACCACCGAGGACCGGCAGTGA